GAAACAGATCGCACCTGCACCCGCTTCTTTTAAGTTGGTGATCAGATTTGTTGATTTACCCGCGAACATAGTTCCCCAAAACACCGTCAGCTCTCCGTGCTTACTCATTCGGCTTCCCCCTCATCATGTCTGCAAACCATGTTGTTCCCTTAGCCATTTTCAATTTCTCCGCGATCACAGGAATCTTCTCAGGACATTCATCTTGAAGTGTGGATAGGACAATTTCCATGAACTTTCGGATGTTATTGTAGTCGTTGATCTCTTTCTGAATTTCGGTCATTTGCTTCAAGAACTCTCGCATCTCGGAAACTAATGCCTTGTACTGGTACGGGTTAACAAACTTACCCTTTTCGTAAGCATCTTCTTCCATAGCTTCGAGAAGCACCTTAGTTTTATTGAATAGAGAAGTTACCTCATGGATAATATCCAAGTGGTTGTTTACGACTTGAACAAGTCTTCGTTTGTCTTCCTTCACGATCTGTTTGTTAATATCAGGAAGTTTCTCGAAGAATCGCATGACCACGTACTTATCGAGAAGATCACCATCAGGAACTTTCCCACTCGCGTTCATCTCGTCAGCGATCTGCTGATAGGACATACCGCTCAAGCGAAGGTTCACTACATCTTCCTCAAGTTTGTACTTAACGATCTTGCTTTGCTTCGAGGTAAGTGAGAGTTCACTATTTCTCTCCTCTGCCATTGACCTCACCTCTTTCGCTTTATCTCTTAGGTTAGGCTGAACGCACCAAAACGCATCACGAAAAACCCCTCTACATGAGAGGGGCGGGTCTATTTGGTAAGTTATCTATGGTTTGGCAACTTCCTTTGCTCGTTCCTTGATCTCGAACTCTTCAGCAGTAATGATATAGATTTGAGCACAATACTTTATCAGCCCTTTGCTGTGCCTCCAAAAATCGTTCATTCCATTTTATACAGAAAGAACCTGCATTAAATTAAAGCCTTAACTCTCAAGGAATGACCTCGTATAGAGGAAGTGAGGGGGAATAAAATGATGGACAGATTTAAGGCTCCCGATCACAAAGACGAGCCACTGCCTATCGGTAAGACCTGCCCCTACTGCGAGGAAGACATTGTTGAAGGCGACAACATTGACGTTCTGCATGGAGGTGAGATCACTCACACAGACTGCACATCGGATTACCTCCGAGATCAACATGTCGATGAGGGGAACCTTATCGCAGAGAGGGACGTGATTGCCATTGGGTACATTGATTGCACTTTTGTTTAGCGTGATTTTAGCCGCTCTAGCCTTCTGGTTCTTTGCGGCTGTGATCTTCGTCCGAGTAGCGAAGTTCGTAAGGAGATTAGCAAAACCGTTCATTGACAATTTAAAAGATAAAGAAGAGGGGTAGATTGTATGAGTAATCGTAACTGGTTCGTCCTTGGTGGTAGTTTAGTAGGTACTCTCATAATTGGTGTACTGATCTATCTGGCGTTGACATTAACCATAATATCCCCTGGGTATGTTGGTGTGGTATACGACCGCTCAGGTGGATTAGAGGAAGAAACCTTGAAACCTGGTTGGCACACAGTTTATCCTACTCAAAAAGTGACAGAATACCCAATTAGCACTGAAACCGTACATTACAAGGGAGAAAGTGCATTCCGTATAGCAACGAAGGATGGCAAAGTCGTAACAGCCGAGTTAATGTATTCTTACCATATGGATGAGAAACGTATACCACATTTATTTGCCAAGTTCCGTGGTCGCTCTGATGATGACATTGAAGCGACCTACATGAAAGACCGCCTCTCTGCTACCATCCAGACAATAACTTCAAATTACGGTGTGCTTGAAGTATATGGTGATAAACGTGGCGAGATTAACGTAAAGGTTATGGAAGCATTTAAGAAAGACCTTGACTCTGTTGGAATCGTGATCGAAACCTTTAACTTCAGTAAAATTGAGCCTGACGGTGAATCTCTCAAGGCTATTCAGTCCTTAGTTGACTCACAGCTCAAGCTTGAGCAGTTGAAGATCGAAAAGGCTCAAGCTGAAGTAACTGCTGAAAAGCAGTTGGTGGAAGCTCAAGGTAACGCCGAAGCCAAGATTGCGGAAGCTCAAGGTACAGCTCAGGCGAACGCTAAGCTCCAACAGTCTATCACTCAACATTTAATCGACTACGAAATGGCTAAGCGTTGGGATGGTAAGTACCCTCAGGTAATGGGTGGTAATACGATCACACAACTCCCTGCATTACCTACGGCTGGCAAATAAAGAAGAGAGAGGGAGGAGAAATCCTCTCTTTTTCCTATTCTAATGAAGAAAGGAGATGATTCTAATATGTACGATTGCCCTGATTGCATGTCTTTCCTAGTGAGTTGTCCTTGCTGTCAGCACTCATTCTGCCCTGACTGCGGAGCGTCTGAGAATGATATCGAAGCCAAGAAGGAACAGGAGGAAGATAGCGAAGATGCTTAGCACTACGGAGCTAATCCAAGAATGGCATAGGATAGCGGTTAATGAAGAATCCCACTACGGTTGCATTAAAGACCCAACCTATTGTGGAATCACCCTTCCTAACGAAGGTGCTCGGGAGATCAGTAAGTGGAAAATATTTTTGAAAAAGCGTTAGATTCTACGAAATCATCCCTAATCTAGGTTTTAACAGATCACACCACGCGAGTGAGCGAGTCTCACAGCGCACAAGGGTGTGCCAATATGGGGTGTAGGGGATTAGTTTAGTGGTAGAACAACGGTCTTTGAAGCCGTTCGCACAGGTTCGATTCCTGTATCCGTTGCCATGACCGTTATGGGGCACTTCCACGCAGGTTCGATTCCTGCTCACGAATAGAATGGGTGAAAGTATCGGTGGTTCAAATCCACCTACGGTCTCTGTTGCTGGTGGCTAGGACGGTTTCTAGCGCGGCTCATACCCGTTGCAAAGTGGGTTTGACTCCCACACTTCAGCAACCTAACAAGAGAAAACAGGGGGAAATGAGAAAATGGCTAAGAAAACTACTCAAGAAACTAAAAAGGCTTTACTAGACGCATACGCACTTGTAATTGAAGAAGCTCGCCAGGAGTTTGAAGTTGAAAAAGCAGAGCAAGCGGCGACATGGAAAAAAGAACTGGCTCGCCAGAAAGAAGAAGACCTGTACCAGTTCAATAAAGAGAAACGTGCTCGTGAAGATAGCCTCGAAACAGAGTTACAAGATCGAGTAAAAGAAGTAGCTGATCGTGAAGCTAAAGTAGTTGAACGTGAAAACGCAATCGACCATGCAGAGCAAAGTATGGAAACACTTAAAGCTAAGGTAGACGCTATTCCTGACCTGTTGGCTAAAGCGGAAACACAAGGCTTCAATAAAGGTAAGACAGATGCGAAGAAAGATTTCGACAACGAGATTCGTTTGCAGGATGCCGAGAACAAAGCCGACAAGCGTGTTCTTGAAAACCGCATCGCTACACTTGAAGAAACAGTAAGTTCTCAGGAAGATATGATCGAAACATTGCGTGAGGAACTGAAATCTGCTAACAGCCGTGTTGAATCTATCGCTACTAATGCTGTTGTAGCCGCAGGTCAGTCCAAAGTGACTGTTCAGACAGCAACAACTGGTAAGTAATCGAGCGGTCAGCCACTATTATCTACGGATGTAGATTGCAAGTAGACAGGAGACTCAAAACAAGTAATTTAGTTTGTAAATAAAAGTGTAACTTAAATCTAAATAATAAGACAAACGTCAGAATACAAGAGACTCTGACGTTTGTCTATTTAAAAGTTATTATCGGGACACGATCTGTAAATCGTATTTTAAATACTACGATTTTTTCTTTAATTCTTTGAACCCACGATACACATTTACGGAAGCTGATATCCCTAATAAGATCAGTATCATTGGGTTTACTTCAGAATTGAAATATAGGTAACCTAATAGACTAAACAGGACGACAGCTGTCAAAAAAGACACCATAGTATAACTCTCTCCTTCCAGCTATCTCTATAAGTAATTACTACCTACCATAGATCGAGATAACTACTGGTACCCAAGCTATATCGACGTTTACACCTTTCCCCTTATTTTTGCTAGTAAGTTTTCTTGCAAATTTTGCGTTTCCCCATGACATAATTGCTGAAGCAATACCTATACTTTGTCCACCTGGAACCAAGCCAGTAAGTGCTGACGCTAATGACCAATCAGTAGAATATTCTTCACACAAAGCGGCAAGTTCTTTTGTTTCTCTATTATTGTATTGCAGTGATATTCCCCACCAAAATTCTTCGTGATCAAATTGAGGATGTACTAGGTCTGTTTTTACTAATTTGTTATTTTGTATTTGATATTCTCCGCTGTTTAAAGCGTCATTGATTGTCTTAACGCCACGCTCGAAAATACTATACGCTTTCTCACCAATCAGTTCCTTAGCTTCAGGATCGAGATGTAGTAAATTATCTTTACCCAAGGTGACATATTGCCCCATGTCAACTTTTAAACCTGCTAACAAGGAGAGTCCTTCTTTGTCCATCTCCGCTTGAACATATTGGTTTTTTTGTTCGATCGACAGATTAGAGTCAATGTTATTTGAAGCTACTGCTGGAATGATACCCGTTGATAACAAGGTTACGGATAATACTCCAGTTAATATTTCCTTTTTCATACATAACACTCCTTCTATAATATACCAAATTGATTAAAAAATTACAAATATTTACTTCATCATCTTGTGAAGATCAGCGTTTATAATGGGGAATTTTAGTCGTCTTCAAAGAATAGCTGGAACACGGCTTTATAATTATTCCCCCTATTGGGCTTTGTAAAGTTTCCCGTACAGCCTATTCATATCGACCAACTAGTGTCTAATTCTTTTAAAAGTTTTGTGAATTTTTGTAAATCGCAATCATTTTGTGCTAAGATAGTTACAATACTTCAATGTTTTACTGTTGGACGTTCCTTACTGAGGGGTTGGGAGCGTCCAATTAATCTTTCATCACGCATCACCTCCTCCAATTTTTTTTTGTATTCTATTTCCTGATGAGCTGATGCTTGGTATCTATGCGCTTCAAATAGTGCTACGCATCGTATGAAATCTTTACTGCCATTCAATACAGTAGATAAAGTCATGCATCTTAATATTTCTTTGATACCACTGTTAGGGCGCTTATTTTTTAAATGGTAAACAGCTAACTGATACCTAAATTGTAGATGTCGATCTACATTGGCTGAATCATGGTAATTATCAAAATAGTTAATCTCCTTCGAGAACTTGTCTAGTATGATGTCTATTGAAAATCCATACTTGTTGGCTGATTCCACGATTGTTATAAAACCAAACAATAATTCTGTTGGGTTATATTCAAGGAATTCCACAAAGTCAGGAAGTATACTTGTATCTCCCATGAGGAGATCTAGCCTACACATGTTAAGCAACGCTAATTTCTTATATTTAGCTACCTCTGCCTGTCCAGACTCGTCAAGTAGTTCAAACCAGCTCAGATCAGCATAACCAGAAACAAATTCCTTGGCTTCTTCATACAGCCCTTGTTTCTCTAAAGATACTGCTTTTAAAAGATAGCCCTGACCATAGTAAGCGACCAAATGACTCTCAAGATTAAGCAGTTCTATTCCGTCACCATTTCCCCTCTTTTTCTTAGACAGCTCATCTTTGTAAACCAAATTAGTAAGTTCTAAAAGTTCGTCCGCAAATTTCTCTACCTCTTTCCATCTACGCAATGTACAACAATGATTTCCTAGTCGTAAAAGCGCATCCAATTGGCAATATATAGACAGTTCCCTCCGAACAGGCTCAAAAATAAGAACAGCCTTCCATAGTGCCTCGGTGTTTGTGCTCTCTGAGAGTTGAAATAGCCGGTAGTGACTCATGATGATTGGTTCTTTGAACATATTTTTTTCGTTATCGACCACTAATTGGTAAAAAAAGATGGACTCCTTCTGTCTCCCTTTGTAAAACAACTGTTCTGCTACACCAAAAAAAATTTTAATTTTATCAGGGTGTTCCAAGAGTAGAGGAATTACCAACTGAATACAATCATATCTCCCTAATTCTGCACATTGCACCAGAAATGATTTCGCTCGTCTGAGAGTAATTTTTACTCTATAGAAGTATTCCTCAACGTATAAATCGTATAACCACCCATCAGGTTTTTCAAACACTTGTCCAATTGCATTCAATTGGTCAAGTGTTAGTTTCCTATACTTATGTCCCTTCAAATACCCACTTAGATGACCAGTATTGATATTGGTCAATTCACTGAGCTTACTAAGCGTGTAGTTATATGATTTGAGATGGTGTTCGATCTCAGCCCGTATTGGACTGGTTGCAAGTTTCTTTAGCGCTGTCATACAAAAGCACTCCTGTTTGATTTTTGTTTTGGGGACTTTCTCCTGTAAGACGCTTACCTTCCAGTGACTTTTCAAAGTCAATTGCTCTCTGAACCTTTTTCTTGTCCCTTTGAAGCTGTGTACAATCAATAGGGTCGGAATCAGCCCAAGCTTGCATATTACTTCCCCCTAAGTCTCAACTTTATGGAACTGACTTTTCGAAAATATCTTTATATTTTTCCACTACTTCATCTCTCAAATTTTGATAGTGGCTATTCTCTGATGCTAACCCTTGTACCTTATCAGACTCATCAATATCAAATTTGCCTTGGTATACACCTAACAAACTATAGTTTTCACCGTCATGAGCCTTTTTTAAGAACAGAAGGTACTCTTTTCCTTTTTCCATAGGTGTAAAACCCTCTATTGTTTCTAAATCGGCTTGATATTTAAAAGAGCTTTCTACATAGGCGGCGGCTTGAAGGACAGGAATAACCTTTGTATCAGCGTCTCCTTTGAGGGTTTTATCAATGATGATATCAGTTTTTGTATAGAATTCTCCAACTCTTCCCTCTGAAGTATATTTAAAGGTTGGCTCATATTCTGAGAAGTCCCTTTCAAGATGTCCTACTACAATATAATCTGCTCCCCTTTCTAACGCTTCGACATTTTTGTAACCTACTACTTTAGCCTCGACCTTCATAATTTTAGATGGCGTCAAAAAGTAAAAGCCACCAGCAACCAATGCAACCGAACAAACAATTGTTCCTGCCAGTTTTTTCATGCTCATTAACTATTTCCCCCACTTCAACTTCAGATTTTTCTCATCATCTGTCTGAATATCTGTACTTAATGCATATGGGTGCATAATCAAATCTGAGTCTGAGTTATTATGTGCTAAACTCAATGCATGTCCCATCTCGTGAGTAAATACGCCCCTTTGTTCGCTAAGCCCAATTCTCGATAGAGTATTGTCATATCCAATAACATCTATGTTGTCCCAAATTTCATCTAGATCATAATCTCTAGCTCCATTGCTAAATGGCATCATAATCCCATATAAATCATCATTATCAGCATTTGTGAGTATCACACTCACTTTTGCACCAGAGTTACCCTCAGTTAGCTTAACCTTTGATGAAATTCCGTTCCAAGCCTCAACTCCAGCTTTCATTACATTTCTTTGATAGGAAGAACTTCCGCCAGCTATTACATACTTGATTTTCTTAACATCTGAAGCCCGTAACCCTCCCGTAAACAGATATTTCTTGCCGTAATCAGCATATGCTACAGCAGAAAAAAGAGATACACATGATAAAGTAGTAACAATTGCAATCTTTAGTTTTTTTCTCATTCGTGCATTTCCTCCTAATTTAAAGGTCTGTCGGACTTCGAATAGCTAAAAACGGCTATTCATATATCGCAAGGGCTTCCGTACAGTCTATTCTAGTCTCGACATTCATTTAGATTTTTTGCCATCTTCTGAATTGCGACAATATATTCGTCTAGTTGTTGACTTATTTGCAACACTGTTGGACTTAAAAATGAACCTTCTGTACGATATAGTTC
This is a stretch of genomic DNA from Brevibacillus laterosporus DSM 25. It encodes these proteins:
- a CDS encoding prohibitin family protein, yielding MSNRNWFVLGGSLVGTLIIGVLIYLALTLTIISPGYVGVVYDRSGGLEEETLKPGWHTVYPTQKVTEYPISTETVHYKGESAFRIATKDGKVVTAELMYSYHMDEKRIPHLFAKFRGRSDDDIEATYMKDRLSATIQTITSNYGVLEVYGDKRGEINVKVMEAFKKDLDSVGIVIETFNFSKIEPDGESLKAIQSLVDSQLKLEQLKIEKAQAEVTAEKQLVEAQGNAEAKIAEAQGTAQANAKLQQSITQHLIDYEMAKRWDGKYPQVMGGNTITQLPALPTAGK
- a CDS encoding matrixin family metalloprotease, with amino-acid sequence MRKKLKIAIVTTLSCVSLFSAVAYADYGKKYLFTGGLRASDVKKIKYVIAGGSSSYQRNVMKAGVEAWNGISSKVKLTEGNSGAKVSVILTNADNDDLYGIMMPFSNGARDYDLDEIWDNIDVIGYDNTLSRIGLSEQRGVFTHEMGHALSLAHNNSDSDLIMHPYALSTDIQTDDEKNLKLKWGK
- a CDS encoding aspartyl-phosphate phosphatase Spo0E family protein, which encodes MKGGKSIISLSENDLLKSFEDLQQKLVELYRTEGSFLSPTVLQISQQLDEYIVAIQKMAKNLNECRD